A stretch of the Archangium violaceum genome encodes the following:
- a CDS encoding trifunctional serine/threonine-protein kinase/ATP-binding protein/sensor histidine kinase — protein sequence MLHLPGYTLRGAIKATGTNLIFHAVRDADGRPLILKTPVASSLGPRELERYHREHDILQRLQDVRGVTRVHALERLHERPMLLLEEVEGEPLSELTGRPFEVLRALELTLSLASTLAELHRRGVIHKDLKPSNVIVTPSGETRLIDFGTATVQLVEHVDAAPAALIEGTLAYMSPEQTGRMNRAVDYRTDLYSLGVTLYELLTGDRPFQGRDALEWFHAHMAQAPQPPLERVPGLPPVLSAIVMKLLAKVAEERYQSADGLKADLERCRDDLLRGVHEDFPLGVHDYSARFQLPQRLYGRDSEAAALRQGFERVAQVGRPELFLVRGYSGIGKSAVVHELHKPVVRQRGFFLSGKFDQFQRDIPYYTLAQAIRGLTQQLLASTDEELARWCAHVNEAWEGQGQVLVDVVPQLALVAGKQPQVQELPPSESQHRFNRVFRKFLGVFASPEHPLVVFLDDLQWADLASLQLLHHLLTHPETPPVLLIAAYRDNEVDPAHPVALALEGLRKAGARMTDLQLKALGLEEVRQLVADALPGADAAVLEPLSALALEKTGGNPFFLLQFLLTLNQDGLLVRTPEGPWRWDAEATRARGYSDNVVDFMAGKLRQLPLGTQHLLRLAACVGNAFPLQLLGLISDTRESSEVERGLEPALLEGMLVRAGPEQYRFLHDRIQQAAHALIPEAERKAVHLRIGRLLLASLSSEAVQEKLFDVVSQFNAGAELLDDPEERLRVARLNAKAGRKAKASTAFGSAIAYLTTAFQLLPGDPWETDAGLAFRIQLDRATCEFMSGNAAEARRLVEELRPRARTCSDTAAVYRLKGNLHIAASEISAAIACLLECLAQMGMPISPSPSWEEVVAANEEVGKLLGERPIASLVDLPRMEDPDTEAVMSVLGALFVPALLTDPNLLILNLCRMVSLSIRHGNSGSAAQGYGWYGVVQGSTFNRYQEAHAFGQLAWAIVERYDLSAFRGKILYIQETINNWTEPLSNSLEANRRAFHLALQGSDLQIASYCANHLVTLRLMLGHDLEEVYQESVVRLAFMRKASFPDMQYILHHQQLYVQQLRGLSPSFGSLTGEDFDEASFEAGLSPARLSNMRYWYWTLKMQARFLRGAHAEAREAGARAAELRWSSLGQVRRLDFHLFHALTLAACYGDMSPEEQPRTLEVLREHQQLLAEWANLQPATFRAPERMVSAELARILDREGEALRAYEEAHQSAREHGLIQHVALACELAARFWYERKVPTLADTYARKAREAYLRWGARGKVAHLDSQWPHLACSAGSEGTTTETDSTQIDALTVVKAQQAISGEIVLERLAATLLRAALENAGAQRGALLLPRGDKLSVVATAGTSPEDSASSADGVQLPWTLIAYVRRTCEHLLIGDVSQPHPFSSDEYLEDGRARSVLCLPLLRQEGFRGVLYLENGLATNAFTPARIALLGHLASQAAISIENAQLYAEVQRAESALRSANDELERRVEERTQELKKTQARLVDSARGAGMAEVAVNVLHNVGNVLTSAVINLQSMLELVNTSRVGRLKQVTSLFEEHRGDLADFFTRDPRGAQLPAYLSALGDELLREQKTLQESMGAMGKHIEHIRAIVQVQQTYARNTLVIEECDLSLLVEDALSIQLPSLHRHGITVTRELSSVPRLRLDKHKVVQILVNLISNAKNAMQALPNRRPHLHVRLVAEGNTALIQVVDNGMGIVPEIRERLFSQGFTTRENGHGLGLHSSALAAKMLGGRILLASEGPGKGATATLELPLAPGGSSKP from the coding sequence ATGTTGCACCTTCCCGGCTACACACTTCGCGGGGCCATCAAGGCCACCGGCACCAATCTGATCTTCCACGCGGTCCGCGATGCCGATGGCCGCCCCCTCATCCTCAAGACGCCCGTGGCGTCCTCCCTGGGCCCACGAGAGCTCGAGCGCTACCACCGGGAGCACGACATTCTTCAGCGGCTCCAGGACGTGCGCGGCGTCACCCGCGTGCATGCCCTCGAACGGCTCCATGAGCGCCCGATGCTCCTGTTGGAGGAGGTGGAGGGCGAGCCCCTGTCCGAGCTCACCGGCCGCCCCTTCGAGGTGCTCCGCGCGCTGGAGCTGACGCTCTCCCTGGCGTCCACCCTGGCCGAGCTCCACCGCCGCGGCGTCATCCACAAGGACCTCAAGCCCTCCAACGTCATCGTCACCCCGTCGGGCGAGACACGGCTCATCGACTTCGGCACCGCCACCGTGCAACTCGTCGAGCACGTGGATGCCGCCCCCGCGGCGCTCATCGAAGGCACCCTGGCCTACATGTCCCCCGAGCAGACCGGGCGCATGAACCGCGCGGTGGACTACCGCACCGACCTCTATTCGCTGGGTGTCACCCTCTACGAGCTCCTGACCGGAGATCGGCCCTTCCAGGGACGCGACGCGCTCGAGTGGTTCCATGCCCATATGGCGCAGGCGCCCCAGCCACCGCTGGAGCGTGTTCCGGGCCTGCCTCCCGTGCTGTCCGCCATCGTGATGAAGCTGCTGGCCAAGGTCGCCGAGGAGCGCTACCAGAGCGCCGACGGGCTCAAGGCCGACCTCGAGCGGTGCCGGGACGACCTGCTCCGGGGCGTGCACGAGGACTTTCCCCTCGGAGTGCATGACTACTCCGCGCGCTTCCAACTTCCCCAGCGCCTCTATGGGCGGGACTCCGAGGCCGCGGCGCTGCGCCAGGGTTTCGAGCGCGTGGCTCAGGTTGGACGGCCCGAGCTGTTCCTGGTCCGGGGTTACTCCGGCATCGGCAAGTCCGCCGTGGTGCACGAGCTGCACAAGCCGGTGGTGCGCCAGCGTGGCTTCTTCCTCAGCGGCAAGTTCGACCAGTTCCAGCGGGACATCCCCTACTACACCCTGGCCCAGGCCATCCGCGGCCTGACGCAACAACTGCTCGCGAGCACCGACGAGGAGCTGGCCCGTTGGTGTGCGCACGTGAACGAGGCCTGGGAGGGACAGGGCCAGGTCCTCGTGGACGTGGTGCCGCAGCTCGCGCTCGTCGCCGGCAAACAGCCCCAGGTCCAGGAGCTGCCGCCCTCGGAATCCCAGCACCGCTTCAATCGCGTCTTCCGCAAGTTCCTCGGCGTCTTCGCCAGCCCCGAGCACCCCCTCGTCGTCTTCCTGGATGACCTCCAGTGGGCCGACCTCGCCAGTCTCCAGCTCCTCCACCACCTGCTCACCCACCCGGAGACGCCTCCGGTCCTGCTCATCGCGGCCTACCGCGACAACGAGGTCGATCCCGCCCACCCGGTGGCGCTGGCGTTGGAGGGCCTGCGCAAGGCCGGTGCCCGGATGACCGACCTCCAGCTGAAGGCGCTGGGCCTCGAGGAGGTGCGTCAGCTCGTCGCCGATGCGCTCCCGGGCGCGGACGCCGCGGTCCTCGAGCCGCTCTCGGCCCTGGCGCTCGAGAAGACCGGAGGCAACCCCTTCTTCCTGCTGCAGTTCCTGCTGACGCTCAACCAGGACGGGCTCCTGGTCCGCACGCCCGAGGGCCCCTGGCGCTGGGACGCCGAGGCCACCCGTGCCAGGGGCTACTCTGACAACGTCGTCGACTTCATGGCCGGCAAGCTGCGCCAGCTTCCCCTGGGGACCCAGCACCTGCTGCGGCTCGCGGCCTGCGTGGGCAATGCCTTTCCGCTCCAGTTGCTCGGCCTCATCTCCGACACCAGGGAGTCCTCCGAGGTGGAGCGGGGCCTGGAGCCCGCGCTCCTGGAGGGCATGCTGGTGCGGGCCGGTCCGGAGCAGTACCGCTTCCTCCACGACCGCATCCAGCAGGCGGCCCATGCCCTCATCCCCGAAGCGGAGCGCAAGGCCGTCCACCTGCGCATCGGCCGGCTGCTGCTGGCGAGCCTGTCTTCGGAAGCGGTGCAGGAGAAGCTCTTCGACGTCGTGAGCCAGTTCAACGCCGGGGCGGAGTTGCTCGACGACCCCGAGGAGCGGCTCCGGGTGGCTCGCCTGAACGCCAAGGCCGGACGGAAGGCCAAGGCCTCCACCGCGTTCGGCTCGGCCATCGCCTATCTCACCACGGCCTTCCAGCTCCTCCCGGGAGACCCGTGGGAGACCGACGCCGGGCTGGCCTTCAGGATTCAGCTCGACCGGGCCACCTGCGAATTCATGAGCGGCAACGCCGCCGAGGCGCGCCGCCTGGTGGAGGAGCTCCGGCCCCGGGCCCGCACCTGCTCGGACACGGCGGCCGTCTACCGCTTGAAGGGCAACCTCCACATCGCCGCCAGTGAGATTTCCGCGGCCATCGCCTGCCTCCTGGAATGTCTTGCCCAGATGGGCATGCCCATCTCCCCGAGCCCCTCATGGGAGGAGGTCGTGGCCGCCAACGAGGAGGTGGGGAAGCTCCTGGGAGAGCGCCCCATCGCGAGCCTCGTCGACCTGCCTCGTATGGAGGACCCGGACACGGAGGCGGTGATGAGCGTGCTGGGCGCCCTGTTCGTGCCGGCGCTCCTGACCGACCCGAACCTGCTCATCCTCAACCTGTGCCGGATGGTCTCCTTGAGCATCCGCCACGGAAATAGCGGCTCGGCCGCACAGGGGTATGGCTGGTACGGCGTGGTGCAGGGCTCCACCTTCAATCGCTACCAGGAGGCCCATGCCTTCGGCCAGCTCGCGTGGGCCATCGTCGAGCGCTACGACCTCTCCGCCTTCCGGGGAAAGATTCTCTACATCCAGGAGACCATCAACAACTGGACCGAACCCCTGTCCAACTCGCTGGAGGCCAACCGCAGGGCCTTCCATCTCGCGCTCCAGGGCAGTGATCTCCAGATCGCGAGCTACTGCGCCAATCACCTCGTCACGCTCCGGCTCATGCTGGGGCACGACCTGGAGGAGGTCTACCAGGAGTCGGTCGTCCGCCTCGCCTTCATGCGCAAGGCGAGCTTCCCGGACATGCAGTACATCCTGCACCACCAACAGCTCTACGTGCAGCAGCTGCGCGGCCTCTCCCCCTCGTTCGGCTCACTCACGGGAGAGGACTTCGACGAGGCGTCGTTCGAGGCCGGGCTGAGCCCCGCCCGCCTGAGCAACATGCGGTACTGGTACTGGACCCTCAAGATGCAGGCGCGCTTCCTGCGTGGTGCCCATGCCGAGGCGCGCGAGGCGGGAGCCCGGGCCGCGGAGCTGAGGTGGTCCTCGCTCGGGCAGGTCCGGCGCCTGGACTTCCACCTCTTCCACGCCCTGACCCTGGCCGCCTGCTACGGCGACATGTCACCCGAGGAGCAACCCCGGACCCTGGAGGTCCTGCGCGAGCACCAGCAACTGCTCGCCGAGTGGGCCAACCTCCAGCCCGCGACCTTCCGTGCCCCCGAGCGGATGGTGTCCGCGGAGCTGGCCCGCATCCTGGACCGTGAGGGCGAGGCCCTCCGTGCCTACGAGGAGGCACATCAGTCGGCCCGGGAGCACGGCCTCATCCAGCACGTGGCCCTGGCCTGTGAGCTCGCCGCCCGCTTCTGGTACGAGCGGAAGGTGCCGACGCTCGCGGACACCTACGCGCGCAAGGCCCGGGAGGCGTACCTGCGCTGGGGCGCCAGGGGCAAGGTCGCGCACCTGGACTCCCAGTGGCCCCACCTGGCCTGCTCCGCCGGCTCCGAGGGGACCACCACCGAGACGGACTCCACCCAGATCGACGCGCTCACGGTGGTGAAGGCCCAGCAGGCCATCTCGGGTGAAATCGTCCTCGAGCGGCTGGCGGCCACGCTGCTGCGCGCCGCCCTGGAGAACGCCGGGGCCCAGCGTGGCGCCCTGTTGTTGCCTCGCGGCGACAAGCTCTCGGTGGTCGCCACCGCGGGCACTTCGCCGGAGGACTCCGCCTCCAGCGCGGACGGAGTCCAGCTGCCCTGGACCCTCATTGCCTACGTCAGGCGCACGTGCGAGCACCTGCTCATCGGTGACGTCTCCCAACCCCATCCCTTCTCGTCCGATGAGTACCTCGAGGACGGCCGCGCCCGCTCCGTGCTCTGTCTGCCCCTGCTGCGCCAGGAGGGGTTCCGCGGCGTGCTGTACCTGGAGAACGGACTGGCCACCAACGCCTTCACTCCCGCCCGCATCGCCCTGCTCGGGCACCTCGCCAGCCAGGCCGCCATCTCCATCGAGAACGCCCAGCTCTACGCCGAGGTCCAGCGCGCGGAGAGTGCCCTGCGCAGTGCCAATGACGAGCTCGAGCGGCGCGTGGAGGAGCGCACGCAGGAGCTCAAGAAGACCCAGGCCCGCCTGGTGGACTCCGCGCGCGGAGCGGGGATGGCCGAGGTGGCCGTCAACGTGCTCCACAACGTCGGCAACGTCCTCACCAGTGCCGTCATCAACCTCCAGTCCATGCTCGAGCTGGTGAACACCTCGCGCGTGGGCCGGCTCAAGCAGGTCACCTCCCTGTTCGAGGAGCACCGGGGAGATCTGGCGGACTTCTTCACCCGGGATCCGCGTGGCGCCCAGCTTCCGGCCTATCTCTCCGCGCTCGGAGACGAGCTGCTCCGCGAGCAGAAGACGCTCCAGGAGAGCATGGGCGCCATGGGCAAGCACATCGAGCACATCCGCGCCATCGTCCAGGTCCAGCAGACCTATGCGCGCAACACGCTCGTCATCGAGGAGTGCGATCTCTCCCTCCTCGTCGAGGATGCCCTGAGCATCCAGCTGCCCTCCCTCCACCGCCACGGCATCACCGTCACCCGGGAGCTGTCCTCGGTGCCCAGGCTGCGGCTCGACAAGCACAAGGTGGTGCAGATCCTCGTCAACCTCATCAGCAACGCCAAGAACGCCATGCAGGCCCTTCCCAACAGGCGGCCGCACCTGCACGTCCGGCTCGTGGCCGAGGGCAACACGGCCCTCATCCAGGTGGTGGACAACGGCATGGGCATCGTGCCGGAGATCCGCGAGCGGCTCTTCTCCCAGGGCTTCACCACCCGGGAGAACGGGCACGGTCTGGGGCTGCACTCCAGCGCACTGGCGGCGAAGATGTTGGGGGGGCGGATCCTCCTGGCGAGCGAAGGGCCGGGCAAGGGCGCCACGGCCACCCTCGAGCTGCCGCTCGCGCCGGGTGGCTCGAGCAAGCCATGA